One genomic segment of Stenotrophomonas sp. 704A1 includes these proteins:
- a CDS encoding DcaP family trimeric outer membrane transporter: MSHRTLKAVRNPLAACLLVALVAPGMAFAETAKEKALEARVAELERQVQLLLSSQQQQQTQIVQTQQAVTEVRTVQAEQKPVAQVPAGKQPIQVTTITPGAAPGTTVKIGGFIKADFLATQTSDGQLADDATGRALYLPGQTPVAGAGGSGKRSDVDYNAHAKFSRFNLGIDNVSESGNKAGAFFEMDFFGNSLGNQTATNTYGVTLRHAYMYWNNWLAGQTWSNFMDAAALPEAVDFVGPTDGVIFVRQAQVRYTNGGFSVALENPETTTLTGTRNPVTGAWTNASANSDRGSLPDLTLRYGWKGDWGTFGVGGIVRQLKVDNQATGAKADKVAGGLTLGGKWVMGDSDSLHYQFTGGEGIARYIGLGITADSAYDIARDELNPTGVIAGYVGWRHAFSPKLRTNLIYARSDYDNDSILGPLVTKSVQSIRGNIFYSPLPKVDIGAEYMYGVREIEDGRKGDINRLQFTTKYSF, encoded by the coding sequence ATGAGCCACCGTACGTTGAAAGCCGTGCGCAACCCTTTGGCGGCCTGCCTGTTGGTCGCCCTGGTCGCACCGGGCATGGCGTTCGCCGAGACCGCCAAAGAGAAAGCGCTGGAAGCACGCGTCGCCGAACTGGAACGCCAGGTCCAGCTGCTGCTGTCGTCGCAGCAGCAACAGCAGACCCAGATCGTGCAGACCCAGCAGGCGGTCACCGAAGTCCGCACGGTGCAGGCCGAGCAGAAGCCGGTCGCACAGGTGCCGGCCGGCAAGCAGCCGATCCAGGTCACCACCATCACCCCGGGTGCCGCGCCTGGCACCACGGTCAAGATCGGAGGCTTCATCAAGGCCGACTTCCTGGCCACCCAGACCAGCGACGGCCAGCTGGCCGACGATGCCACCGGGCGTGCGCTGTACCTGCCGGGGCAGACCCCGGTGGCAGGCGCCGGCGGCAGTGGCAAGCGCTCGGACGTGGACTACAACGCCCACGCCAAGTTCTCGCGCTTCAACCTGGGCATCGACAATGTGAGCGAGTCGGGCAACAAGGCCGGCGCATTCTTCGAGATGGACTTCTTCGGCAACTCGCTGGGCAACCAGACCGCCACCAACACCTACGGCGTGACCCTGCGCCATGCGTACATGTACTGGAACAACTGGCTGGCCGGCCAGACCTGGTCCAACTTCATGGATGCCGCCGCGCTGCCGGAAGCGGTCGACTTCGTCGGCCCCACCGATGGCGTGATCTTCGTGCGCCAGGCCCAGGTGCGCTACACCAACGGCGGCTTCAGCGTCGCGCTGGAAAACCCGGAAACCACCACCCTTACCGGCACCCGCAATCCGGTTACCGGCGCCTGGACCAATGCCAGCGCCAATTCCGATCGCGGCAGCCTGCCGGACCTGACCCTGCGCTACGGCTGGAAGGGCGACTGGGGCACCTTCGGTGTCGGCGGTATCGTCCGTCAGCTGAAGGTCGACAACCAGGCCACCGGGGCCAAGGCCGACAAGGTGGCCGGTGGCCTGACCCTGGGCGGCAAGTGGGTGATGGGCGACAGCGATTCACTGCACTACCAGTTCACCGGTGGCGAGGGCATCGCGCGTTACATCGGCCTGGGCATCACCGCCGATTCGGCCTATGACATTGCCCGCGATGAGCTCAACCCGACCGGTGTGATCGCCGGCTACGTCGGCTGGCGCCACGCGTTCTCGCCGAAGCTGCGCACCAACCTGATCTACGCGCGCAGCGACTACGACAACGACAGCATCCTCGGCCCGCTGGTGACCAAGAGCGTGCAGAGCATCCGCGGCAACATCTTCTATTCGCCGCTGCCCAAGGTCGATATCGGTGCCGAGTACATGTACGGCGTGCGTGAGATCGAGGATGGCCGCAAGGGTGACATCAACCGCCTGCAGTTCACCACGAAATACAGCTTCTGA